The following DNA comes from Halobacillus litoralis.
CGTTTCAATGCTTCCTCAATGGTGAGTCAGTTTTTTGAACGGTATCCACGACCTGGGAAGCTCCTATACATACGAGGCAGCCGTTCAAGGGATGTTATACCAGGGGCCTTTAAGGAGAAGGGCGTTTTTTTTCAATCCATTACCGTGTATGATACGCTATTAGTAAAAGATGAACACGAACAAGTAAAGGGCTGGCTTGAAAAAGACATTCTTGATGCTTTGACTTTCACAAGTCCATCAACTATTCATGCATACATGTCAATTGTAAGAAATATAAAACTGAATGGGCTTGACCTGCCATGTTTTTGTATAGGCCCGACCACTGCTGAAACAGCTAGGCGTTATGGTTTCAAACATGTCTTTACCCCGGAACTCTATACTGTGGACAGCATGTTTGCCCAACTTGTCCATTACTTTTCATATGAAGGAGAACGATAACGATGAGAGACATAGACTTTAAGCGACACCGGCGTCTGCGCAGAACAGAATCAATGAGAGCGTTAGTAAGAGAAACACACCTTCGTACAGAAGATTTGATTTTCCCTATCTTCGTGCTTGAAGGAGAAGGAATAAAAAATCCAGTAGCTTCTATGCCTGGTGTCCACCAAGTGACATTAGACTATTTAAATGAAGAGATGAAAGAACTCGTGGATTTAAATATCCGCTCTGTCATTGTGTTCGGGGTGCCTAATGAAAAAGACGAAGTAGGTAGTCAAGCTTATCATGAAGATGGAATCGTTCAAAGGGCCATCCGACAGATAAAAGAGGACACGCCATCACTGACGGTGGTTGCTGATACCTGTCTTTGCCAATATACAGATCATGGCCACTGTGGAGTTGTACGTGAGGGAGATATCGCAAATGATGAGTCCCTATCTTATATCACGAAAACTGCTGTCACTCAAGCACAAGCAGGAGCAGACATCATTGCTCCTTCTAATATGATGGACGGTTTCGTTGCTGCCATCCGTAAAGGGCTGGATGAAGCAGGGTTCTGCCATGTTCCGGTCATGTCTTATGCTGTGAAATATGCTTCCTCATTTTATGGTCCATTCCGTGACGC
Coding sequences within:
- a CDS encoding uroporphyrinogen-III synthase, translating into MNALQGKSILITREKSQAEPFTELIEGHGGVVYQAPLLTFQLNDSGSNRQILYHLHDYSWVFLTSSNGVKFFFELLSNSDVAVPAHLRFAIIGEKTEQMLIQHGHRADFMPDRFNASSMVSQFFERYPRPGKLLYIRGSRSRDVIPGAFKEKGVFFQSITVYDTLLVKDEHEQVKGWLEKDILDALTFTSPSTIHAYMSIVRNIKLNGLDLPCFCIGPTTAETARRYGFKHVFTPELYTVDSMFAQLVHYFSYEGER
- the hemB gene encoding porphobilinogen synthase, yielding MRDIDFKRHRRLRRTESMRALVRETHLRTEDLIFPIFVLEGEGIKNPVASMPGVHQVTLDYLNEEMKELVDLNIRSVIVFGVPNEKDEVGSQAYHEDGIVQRAIRQIKEDTPSLTVVADTCLCQYTDHGHCGVVREGDIANDESLSYITKTAVTQAQAGADIIAPSNMMDGFVAAIRKGLDEAGFCHVPVMSYAVKYASSFYGPFRDAAHSSPQFGDRRAYQMDPSNRLEAIREAESDVDEGADFLIVKPALAYLDIMREVKDRFNLPLVAYNVSGEYSMIKAASQNGWVNEQEIVLEKLTSMKRAGADLIITYFAKDAARWLNQ